A section of the Festucalex cinctus isolate MCC-2025b chromosome 7, RoL_Fcin_1.0, whole genome shotgun sequence genome encodes:
- the fxyd11 gene encoding FXYD domain-containing ion transport regulator 11, whose product MSHLTLVAVIAVLFTLFTETEASAFVYNYERLRIVGLICSGLLFFGGVGILLYNKCSKRSKKVEDDSSEI is encoded by the exons ATGTCTCATCTCACACTTGTGGCTGTGATAGCAG TGCTCTTCACTCTCTTCACTGAAACTGAAGCAA GTGCATTTGTTTATA actATGAAAGGCTTCGAATTGTAGGTCTGATCTGTTCCGGCCTTTTATTCTTCGGAGGAGTTGGCATTTTACTGT ACAACAAGTGCTCCAAGCGCTCCAA GAAAGTGGAAGATGACAGCAGTGAAATCTGA
- the LOC144022960 gene encoding uncharacterized protein LOC144022960, translating into MRKKINLLLLTLIHVFTPSSAQNTTTISPNTAEELLTRPEDVSVFVGDPAIFTCGAPEAAPVVTFNLFGGHGNYSLTCPGGHVEDIPEAVYGSCHIKERQSLAVWTFKGTSKSDNNTKVVCQLPNRSDSSTATLRISDNGRNMAILIGCAIGGFFGAILVFALSYVALQRSEAFQKCFRGKEEDDDTFSIISKECAKQKK; encoded by the exons ATGAGGAAGAAAATTAACTTGTTGCTGCTGACCTTGATCCACGTCTTCACACCCTCATCAG CACAAAATACGACCACGATTTCTCCAAACACAGCAGAAGAGCTCTTGACACGACCAGAGGATGTCTCTGTGTTTGTTGGGGACCCCGCAATCTTTACTTGTGGTGCACCTGAAGCAGCTCCTGTTGTCACCTTCAACTTGTTTGGGGGTCATGGCAATTACAGCCTCACTTGCCCTGGTGGACATGTGGAAGATATCCCCGAG GCTGTTTATGGAAGTTGTCATATCAAAGAAAGACAATCACTGGCTGTGTGGACCTTCAAAGGAACCTCTAAATCCGACAATAACACGAAAGTTGTTTGCCAGTTGCCAAATAGGTCTGACTCTTCCACTGCCACCCTCCGTATTTCTG ATAATGGCAGAAACATGGCGATCCTCATTGGCTGTGCTATTGGTGGCTTCTTTGGTGCCATCCTTGTATTTGCTTTGTCTTATGTAGCTCTGCAGAGATCTGAGGCCTTCCAGAAATGTTTCC GGGgcaaagaagaagatgatgatacATTCTCAATTATATCTAAGGAATGTGCAAAACAGAAGAAATAA